One stretch of Penaeus vannamei isolate JL-2024 chromosome 7, ASM4276789v1, whole genome shotgun sequence DNA includes these proteins:
- the LOC113821241 gene encoding ribosomal L1 domain-containing protein CG13096 produces the protein MVDATEKVSNGTSPRGRGGRGGFRGRGGMRGGRGGFGGGRTFSQKPRPQEFDKTALFVEFQNKPSIEDIKHFLQAVKGANTVKLGKFLQMHFKTEKEAEEATVKIKDIDGKILVNKAFAQQDRSPKRTLPEAEAKPNKKAKKEPVKEEEEQEEEEEEDEDEEEEEGEEEEEGDDDDDDDDDDDEEDDDDDDE, from the exons atggtTGATGCAACAGAAAAAGTTTCAAATGGCACATCTCCCAGAGgccgaggaggccgaggaggattcAGAGGGAGAGGTGGCatgagaggaggcagaggaggtttTGGAGGTGGAAGAACTTTCAGCCAAAAGCCCAGA CCTCAAGAATTTGACAAAACTGCTCTTTTTGTAGAGTTTCAAAATAAGCCTAGTATAGAAGATATCAAACACTTCCTGCAAGCTGTGAAAGGTGCAAATACAGTAAAACTTGGAAA atTTCTACAAATGCATttcaagacagaaaaagaagctGAGGAAGCAACAGTAAAGATTAAGGATATCGATGGAAAAATCTTAGTTAATAAGGCCTTTGCACAGCA aGACAGATCACCCAAGAGAACCCTCCCAGAGGCTGAAGCAAAACCAAATAAGAAGGCAAAG aaggaaccagtaaaggaagaagaagaacaagaggaggaggaggaagaggatgaagatgaagaggaggaggagggtgaggaggaagaggagggggatgatgacgatgatgacgacgacgatgatgatgaagaggatgatgacgacgacgacgagtaA